From Pulveribacter suum, a single genomic window includes:
- a CDS encoding flagellin, whose protein sequence is MASTINTNVASLTAQRNLGVSQNSLNTSIQRLSSGLRINSAKDDAAGLAISERFTSQIRGLNQAVRNANDGISLAQTAEGALKASGDILQRVRELSVQSANATNSASDRKAIQAEVGQLLSEMDRISQTTEFNGQKLLDGSFGSATFQVGANANQTITATTGNFRTSTYGAQLMKSAGSVGLDGAGPPATTANPGIGGTVAINGLQSANVQFGAAPTDAVSAAVAAAKINAVAEKTGVSASARNVSQLELVNGQSYSLAITSSNSTAANVTFSVSTGGDLSEAVKAINDVSSQTGVTAKLADGKITLTNEAGDNIRLVNNSAANTATFKLAASDGAGGFGTVSAAVDNTAGANAAATSGTVELSSDKGFSTADSTAGAAPAASLITGAGTSKLNSVDQIDVSTVDGATKALKIIDSALAAVNGQRASFGALQSRFETAVNNLQTSAENMSASRSRIQDADFAAETANLSRSQILQQAGTAMVAQANQLPQGVLALLRG, encoded by the coding sequence ATGGCTTCCACCATCAATACCAACGTCGCCTCGCTCACCGCCCAGCGCAACCTGGGCGTCAGCCAGAACTCGCTCAACACCTCCATCCAGCGCCTGTCGTCGGGCCTGCGCATCAACAGCGCCAAGGACGACGCGGCCGGCTTGGCTATTTCCGAGCGCTTCACCAGCCAGATCCGCGGCCTGAACCAGGCGGTGCGCAATGCCAACGACGGCATTTCGCTGGCGCAGACCGCTGAAGGCGCGCTCAAGGCCTCGGGCGACATCCTGCAGCGGGTGCGCGAGCTGTCGGTGCAGTCGGCCAACGCTACCAACAGCGCCAGCGACCGCAAGGCTATCCAGGCGGAAGTGGGGCAGCTGCTGTCCGAAATGGACCGTATCTCGCAAACGACCGAGTTCAACGGCCAGAAGCTGCTGGACGGCTCCTTTGGCTCGGCCACCTTCCAAGTGGGCGCCAATGCCAACCAGACGATTACGGCCACTACGGGTAACTTCCGCACCTCTACCTACGGTGCGCAATTGATGAAATCGGCAGGTAGTGTTGGTTTGGATGGGGCAGGTCCTCCCGCCACCACGGCAAACCCAGGTATCGGTGGGACGGTTGCCATCAACGGGTTGCAATCAGCAAACGTACAGTTTGGTGCGGCTCCGACAGATGCCGTAAGTGCAGCGGTTGCAGCTGCGAAAATAAATGCTGTTGCTGAGAAAACCGGGGTTTCTGCCTCGGCACGCAACGTATCACAGCTTGAATTGGTTAATGGTCAGTCTTACTCGCTGGCTATTACCTCGAGTAATTCCACTGCTGCTAACGTGACTTTCAGCGTTTCCACAGGGGGCGATCTGAGCGAAGCGGTGAAGGCGATCAACGATGTGTCCTCGCAGACCGGGGTCACCGCCAAACTCGCTGACGGCAAGATCACGCTGACCAATGAGGCGGGCGACAACATCCGCCTGGTCAACAACTCTGCAGCCAACACCGCCACCTTCAAGCTGGCCGCGTCGGATGGCGCCGGCGGCTTCGGCACTGTTTCAGCCGCTGTGGATAACACGGCAGGGGCCAACGCAGCAGCGACGTCGGGAACTGTGGAGTTGAGCTCCGATAAAGGTTTTAGTACCGCAGACAGCACTGCTGGCGCCGCACCTGCAGCCAGTTTGATTACTGGGGCGGGCACGTCCAAGCTCAACTCCGTAGACCAAATCGACGTGTCCACGGTGGACGGCGCCACCAAGGCGCTGAAGATCATCGACTCGGCCCTAGCCGCCGTGAACGGCCAGCGCGCCAGCTTCGGCGCCCTGCAATCGCGCTTCGAGACTGCGGTGAACAACCTGCAGACCTCGGCCGAGAACATGTCCGCCTCCCGCAGCCGCATCCAGGATGCCGACTTCGCGGCCGAAACCGCCAACCTGTCGCGCTCGCAGATCCTGCAGCAGGCCGGCACCGCCATGGTGGCCCAGGCCAACCAGCTGCCCCAGGGCGTGCTGGCCCTGCTGCGCGGCTGA
- the fliD gene encoding flagellar filament capping protein FliD, with product MASFSSIGIGLGGNVDVNALIKASVDAVKIPITKTGGLQQQAALTNSKVSAFGQFKSLVSTLADAAGKLTSVTGWNGAKASSSNAEAVSVSASGGAAATSFSVQVQNLATAQSSMSASIAAKQPVGAGTLSLQVGGWAGEPKAFTAGTAAAVNIEVSATDTLADVASKINGSKAGVTATILTDAQGERLLLRSSATGEEAGYQLSVQDADGDNADNAGLSRLVAGMSTEYAKNANATVNGIAVSSATNAFADAVSGVTFTAQKVIAEPVTITVSKDTSAVKKNVEDFVAAYNAVNSALNASTKYDKQTQTSALLQGDATVVTLQNTLRSALQTVTDSGALRNLSAVGVISAGGLGAGNVSPDGSLELDATKFNKAMEDPDAVKTFFRGPDGGNVADGFAGKFKAVTDKLLAADGFFASKTKTYENALKLNAKEVERVLDRADRTEKNLQQRYTALDTKMASLNALNAYISQQVSTWNKSSN from the coding sequence ATGGCAAGCTTTTCATCGATCGGCATTGGCCTGGGGGGCAACGTCGATGTCAATGCGCTGATCAAGGCTTCGGTCGATGCCGTCAAGATACCCATTACCAAGACCGGCGGCCTGCAGCAGCAGGCGGCGCTGACCAATTCCAAGGTCTCGGCGTTCGGCCAGTTCAAGTCGCTCGTCTCCACCCTGGCTGACGCCGCCGGCAAGCTGACCAGCGTGACCGGCTGGAATGGCGCCAAGGCCTCGTCCTCCAACGCCGAGGCGGTCAGCGTCAGCGCCTCGGGCGGCGCGGCGGCCACGTCTTTCAGCGTGCAGGTGCAAAACCTGGCCACGGCGCAGTCGTCGATGTCTGCATCCATTGCGGCCAAGCAGCCGGTGGGGGCGGGCACGCTGAGCCTGCAGGTGGGCGGCTGGGCGGGCGAGCCCAAGGCATTCACCGCGGGCACTGCCGCGGCGGTGAACATCGAGGTCAGCGCCACCGACACGCTGGCCGATGTGGCCAGCAAAATCAATGGTTCCAAGGCGGGCGTCACGGCCACAATCCTCACGGATGCCCAAGGCGAGCGGCTGCTGCTGCGCAGCTCGGCCACAGGCGAAGAGGCCGGCTATCAGCTGTCGGTGCAAGACGCCGATGGCGACAATGCTGACAACGCCGGCCTGTCGCGCCTGGTGGCGGGCATGAGCACCGAGTACGCGAAGAACGCCAACGCCACGGTCAACGGGATTGCCGTGAGTTCGGCCACCAATGCCTTCGCCGACGCGGTGTCGGGCGTGACGTTCACGGCCCAAAAGGTGATAGCCGAGCCGGTGACCATCACCGTCAGCAAGGACACATCGGCCGTCAAGAAGAACGTCGAGGACTTCGTCGCTGCCTACAACGCCGTCAACAGCGCGTTGAACGCTTCTACCAAGTACGACAAGCAAACCCAGACCAGCGCACTGCTGCAGGGCGACGCCACAGTGGTCACCTTGCAAAACACGTTGCGCTCGGCCCTGCAAACGGTGACGGACTCAGGCGCGCTGCGCAACCTGTCGGCCGTGGGCGTGATTTCTGCGGGCGGACTGGGAGCGGGCAACGTCTCGCCCGATGGCTCGCTGGAGCTGGACGCCACCAAGTTCAACAAGGCCATGGAAGACCCGGATGCGGTCAAGACATTTTTCCGCGGCCCGGACGGCGGCAATGTGGCCGACGGCTTCGCCGGCAAGTTCAAGGCCGTGACGGACAAGCTGCTGGCTGCCGACGGCTTTTTCGCCAGCAAGACCAAGACCTACGAAAACGCCCTCAAGCTCAATGCCAAGGAGGTCGAGCGCGTGCTCGACCGCGCCGATCGCACAGAAAAAAACCTGCAGCAACGCTACACGGCGCTGGACACCAAGATGGCTTCGTTGAATGCGCTCAATGCCTATATCTCTCAGCAGGTGTCGACCTGGAACAAGTCTTCCAACTGA
- the fliS gene encoding flagellar export chaperone FliS, translating to MFSPFGARSASAYQRINVETSMHTIDQHQLVSLLYEGLMSSIATARGALARGDVLTKCNSISKAVRILEEGLLTALDRQAGGEVAANLEAVYDYALRRLIQGNARNDDALLQEVMGLIEPIALGWKEMKNNKEAANEAVHPALAEA from the coding sequence ATGTTCAGCCCGTTCGGCGCCAGATCCGCCAGCGCCTACCAGCGCATCAATGTCGAAACCAGCATGCACACCATCGACCAGCACCAGCTGGTCAGCCTGCTGTATGAAGGGCTGATGTCCTCCATCGCCACGGCCCGCGGGGCGCTTGCGCGCGGCGATGTGCTGACCAAGTGCAACAGTATTTCCAAGGCCGTGCGCATCCTCGAAGAAGGCCTGCTGACGGCACTGGACCGCCAAGCGGGCGGCGAGGTGGCAGCCAACCTGGAGGCGGTGTACGACTACGCGCTGCGCCGCCTGATCCAGGGCAACGCACGCAATGACGACGCCCTGCTGCAGGAGGTCATGGGCCTGATCGAGCCTATCGCCCTGGGCTGGAAAGAAATGAAAAACAACAAGGAAGCGGCCAACGAAGCAGTGCACCCTGCGCTGGCGGAGGCCTGA
- a CDS encoding flagellar protein FliT, producing MPEMLIDYYKAIEASSARMLEAARLKDWDEVVRCEGACAVLIEQLRFQAQAQELAPEHRKEKMRIMQRILRNDAQIRVLAEPWMAQFEHMFEGQPQVMH from the coding sequence ATGCCTGAAATGCTGATCGACTACTACAAAGCCATCGAAGCCAGCAGCGCCAGGATGCTGGAAGCCGCCCGGCTCAAGGACTGGGACGAGGTCGTGCGCTGCGAGGGCGCCTGCGCGGTGCTGATCGAGCAGCTGCGCTTTCAGGCCCAGGCGCAGGAGCTGGCGCCCGAGCACCGCAAGGAGAAGATGCGCATCATGCAGCGCATCCTGCGCAACGACGCGCAGATCCGCGTCCTGGCCGAGCCGTGGATGGCGCAGTTCGAGCACATGTTCGAGGGCCAGCCGCAGGTGATGCACTGA
- the fliE gene encoding flagellar hook-basal body complex protein FliE → MDLRISSTTAPLTGTQLARRATAPQPGTGGVEGGFATAFKDALQSVSSAQNRAGALQQEVQLENPNVSIEETMVAMQKAQIGFQATLHVRNRMVQAYTDIMNMQV, encoded by the coding sequence ATGGACCTGCGCATCTCCAGCACCACTGCCCCCTTGACGGGCACCCAGCTCGCCCGCCGCGCCACCGCCCCCCAGCCCGGCACGGGCGGGGTGGAAGGCGGCTTTGCTACCGCCTTCAAGGACGCCCTGCAGTCCGTCAGCAGCGCCCAGAACCGCGCCGGCGCCCTGCAGCAGGAGGTGCAGCTGGAGAACCCCAACGTCAGCATCGAGGAAACCATGGTCGCCATGCAGAAGGCGCAGATCGGCTTTCAGGCCACGCTGCACGTGCGCAACCGCATGGTGCAGGCCTATACCGACATCATGAACATGCAGGTGTAG
- the fliF gene encoding flagellar basal-body MS-ring/collar protein FliF: protein MTTAVAEVSAVPTPAAAAPGLLQRLGGLDRAARLRWGALAALLVVAAIGAFFYSRQPDYRVLFAGVNDKDGGAIVAQLAQMNVPYKYSEGGGAILVPAERVHDVRLRLATQGLPKGSVTGFEVMENSRFGVTQFQERLNFQRGLEGELTRSIQALASVQSARVHLALPNQNGFFREQQKPSASVLVSLYPGRFLDRAQLAGIVHLVASSVPELAPSAVSVLDDSGKLLSQSPDGSSGASVDAQQLAYVQQIEAQYTRRITDLLEPVVGRGNVKAQVTAEVDFTQTESTVEQHRPNLSPDASAVRSQQVVETGGAPGSQPPAGVPGAVSNQPPQTAGAPVNGPAPQLAAAGGGGAQGTNPSKRESVTNYEVDKTTQVTRGGTGAIKRMNAAVVVNYASVSEGAGKPATPKALSPEQIEQMTALVRETIGFNKERGDSVNLMNAPFLVEEVPPGELPLWKQPEMRELATTLAWPLGISLAAAIVLIGVLRPALKARARSKELALARVASGKVDALEAESLQRPALPAPDGALELQPTPEQQRLNDARTLARENPVAVASILKTWVNGE, encoded by the coding sequence ATGACCACCGCCGTTGCCGAAGTTTCTGCCGTACCGACCCCCGCCGCCGCCGCGCCGGGCCTGCTGCAGCGCCTGGGCGGGCTGGACCGCGCCGCCCGCCTGCGCTGGGGCGCATTGGCCGCGCTGCTGGTGGTGGCGGCCATCGGCGCCTTCTTCTACAGCCGCCAGCCCGACTACCGGGTGCTGTTCGCCGGGGTGAACGACAAGGACGGCGGCGCCATCGTGGCGCAGCTGGCCCAGATGAACGTGCCTTACAAGTACAGCGAGGGCGGCGGCGCCATCCTGGTGCCGGCCGAGCGCGTGCACGACGTGCGCCTGCGCCTGGCCACCCAGGGCCTGCCCAAGGGTTCGGTCACCGGTTTCGAGGTGATGGAGAACAGCCGCTTCGGCGTCACGCAGTTTCAAGAGCGGCTGAATTTTCAGCGCGGGCTGGAGGGTGAGCTGACCCGCTCCATCCAGGCGCTGGCTTCGGTGCAAAGCGCCCGGGTGCACCTGGCGCTGCCCAACCAGAACGGCTTTTTCCGCGAACAGCAAAAGCCCTCGGCCTCGGTGCTGGTCAGCCTGTACCCCGGGCGGTTTCTGGACCGCGCGCAGCTGGCCGGTATCGTGCATTTGGTGGCCTCCAGCGTGCCCGAGCTGGCGCCCTCGGCCGTCAGCGTGCTGGACGACAGCGGCAAGCTCTTGTCGCAGTCGCCCGATGGCAGCTCCGGCGCCAGCGTGGACGCGCAGCAGCTGGCCTACGTGCAGCAGATCGAGGCGCAGTACACCCGCCGCATCACCGACCTGCTGGAGCCGGTGGTCGGCCGGGGCAACGTGAAGGCGCAGGTCACCGCCGAGGTGGACTTCACCCAGACCGAATCGACCGTCGAGCAGCACCGCCCCAACCTGTCGCCCGACGCCAGCGCCGTGCGCAGCCAGCAGGTGGTGGAAACAGGCGGCGCGCCCGGCAGCCAGCCGCCCGCGGGCGTGCCCGGCGCCGTCAGCAACCAGCCGCCGCAGACGGCCGGTGCGCCCGTCAACGGCCCGGCGCCGCAGCTGGCCGCCGCCGGTGGCGGCGGTGCGCAGGGCACGAACCCGTCCAAGCGCGAATCGGTGACCAACTACGAGGTGGACAAGACCACCCAGGTCACGCGCGGCGGCACGGGCGCCATCAAGCGCATGAACGCCGCCGTGGTGGTCAACTACGCCAGCGTGAGCGAAGGCGCCGGCAAGCCGGCCACGCCCAAGGCGCTGTCGCCCGAACAGATCGAGCAGATGACGGCCCTGGTGCGCGAGACCATCGGCTTCAACAAGGAGCGCGGAGATTCGGTCAACCTGATGAACGCCCCCTTCCTGGTGGAAGAGGTGCCGCCTGGCGAGCTGCCGCTGTGGAAGCAGCCGGAGATGCGCGAGCTGGCCACCACGCTGGCCTGGCCGCTGGGCATCTCGCTGGCCGCGGCCATCGTGCTGATCGGCGTGCTGCGCCCGGCCCTGAAGGCCCGCGCCCGCAGCAAGGAGCTGGCCCTGGCCCGCGTGGCCAGCGGCAAGGTGGACGCCCTGGAGGCCGAGAGCCTGCAGCGCCCGGCCCTGCCCGCGCCCGACGGGGCGCTGGAGCTGCAGCCCACGCCCGAGCAGCAGCGCCTGAACGACGCGCGGACCCTGGCGCGGGAGAATCCCGTGGCCGTGGCGAGCATCCTCAAGACCTGGGTCAACGGCGAATGA
- the fliG gene encoding flagellar motor switch protein FliG, producing MDEQGLNDAAIMLMSLGEEEAAEVFKHLSPKEVQKLGETIARMRTVSREKVDEVLGRFTSDAAAQSLLVSDTSNYVRAVLKRALGDDKAALLIDRILQGGDVSGIESLKWMDPLSVAELLRNEHPQIVAAILVHLDPDQCSAILMHLSERQRGEVMLRIATIEGIQPTALKDLNEVLFRVLAGGDKVRKSSLGGVKAAAEIINLLGSGADATVLEAIRNHDADLAQKIMDKMFIFDDIAKLDGRAIQTVLREVASETLVVALKGAQPEVREKILSNMSTRAAEAMREDLESRGPMRLSEVEAQQREILKTVRRLADEGQIALASGGDDAFV from the coding sequence ATGGATGAGCAAGGGCTGAACGACGCGGCCATCATGCTGATGTCGCTGGGCGAAGAGGAGGCCGCCGAGGTCTTCAAGCACCTGTCGCCCAAGGAGGTGCAAAAGCTTGGCGAGACCATCGCCCGCATGCGCACCGTCTCGCGCGAGAAGGTCGATGAGGTGCTGGGCCGCTTCACCAGCGATGCGGCGGCGCAGAGCCTGCTGGTGTCGGACACCAGCAACTACGTGCGCGCCGTGCTCAAAAGAGCCCTGGGCGACGACAAGGCAGCGCTGCTGATCGACCGCATCCTGCAGGGCGGCGACGTCTCGGGGATAGAGAGCCTGAAGTGGATGGACCCGCTGTCGGTGGCCGAGCTGCTGCGCAACGAACACCCGCAGATCGTCGCGGCCATCCTGGTGCACCTGGACCCGGACCAGTGCTCGGCCATCCTCATGCACCTGTCCGAGCGCCAGCGCGGCGAGGTGATGCTGCGCATCGCCACCATCGAAGGCATCCAGCCCACGGCTTTGAAGGACCTGAACGAGGTGCTGTTTCGCGTGCTGGCCGGCGGCGACAAGGTGCGCAAGAGTTCGCTGGGCGGCGTCAAGGCGGCCGCGGAGATCATCAACCTTCTGGGCTCGGGAGCAGACGCCACGGTGCTGGAGGCCATCCGCAACCACGACGCCGACCTGGCGCAGAAGATCATGGACAAGATGTTCATCTTCGACGACATCGCCAAGCTGGACGGCCGCGCCATCCAGACGGTGCTGCGCGAGGTGGCCTCCGAGACGCTGGTGGTGGCGCTGAAGGGTGCGCAGCCCGAAGTGCGCGAGAAGATCCTGTCCAACATGTCCACGCGCGCCGCCGAGGCCATGCGCGAAGACCTGGAATCGCGCGGGCCCATGCGCCTGTCCGAGGTGGAAGCGCAGCAGCGCGAAATCCTGAAGACCGTGCGCCGCCTGGCCGACGAGGGGCAGATCGCCCTGGCCAGTGGCGGCGACGACGCCTTTGTCTGA
- a CDS encoding FliH/SctL family protein, whose translation MASSNRYYSRFIPREEVGQVTQWQFGAVDGLHGQVLEPLVAPSAPVVVVEDATAVPVVVSEDEHLQLLQSEREQAHAQGLAEGREQASLEWQQRMDDYVADQGREAAERLARLAGALEDSLAGLQQGMAQEVLALACDIARQVVRRELATNREALLPVVREALSMLASETRPATVRLNPADWQALEQPLRAAHPSSRIQWLADAQVQPGECLVESEGMVVDGTLDKRWRRAIGALGLTAVWQEAGHAD comes from the coding sequence ATGGCCAGCAGCAACCGTTACTACAGCCGCTTCATCCCGCGCGAGGAGGTGGGCCAGGTCACGCAGTGGCAGTTCGGCGCCGTGGACGGGCTGCATGGCCAGGTGCTGGAGCCGCTCGTTGCGCCCAGCGCGCCGGTCGTGGTGGTGGAGGACGCCACTGCGGTGCCCGTGGTGGTGTCCGAGGACGAACACCTGCAGTTGCTGCAAAGCGAGCGCGAGCAGGCCCACGCCCAGGGCCTGGCCGAGGGCCGCGAGCAGGCCAGCCTGGAGTGGCAGCAGCGCATGGACGACTACGTGGCCGACCAGGGCCGCGAGGCTGCCGAGCGCCTGGCCCGGCTGGCCGGCGCGCTGGAGGACAGCCTCGCCGGCCTGCAGCAGGGCATGGCGCAGGAGGTGCTGGCGCTGGCCTGCGACATCGCCCGCCAGGTCGTGCGCCGCGAGCTGGCCACCAACCGCGAGGCCTTGCTGCCCGTGGTGCGCGAGGCCTTGTCCATGCTGGCCAGCGAAACACGCCCGGCCACCGTGCGGCTGAACCCCGCCGACTGGCAGGCGCTGGAGCAGCCGCTGCGCGCTGCCCACCCGTCGTCCCGCATCCAGTGGCTGGCCGATGCCCAGGTGCAGCCGGGCGAATGCCTGGTCGAGTCCGAAGGCATGGTGGTGGACGGCACGCTGGACAAGCGCTGGCGCCGCGCCATCGGCGCGCTGGGCCTGACCGCCGTGTGGCAGGAGGCCGGCCATGCCGATTGA
- the fliI gene encoding flagellar protein export ATPase FliI has translation MPIEPAAAWKELAAQARARLAEPLPLASRGTLTRLTGLVLEAGGIRAPVGSQCQVRMGEGSEPVLAEVVGFAGDKAYLMPAGDIHGLSSGASVAPAPAFVPALRLGGAPEGDGAAAAGVLRLPMGTGLLGRVVDSQGQPLDHGGPLQDVRAEAMDRSPINAMERDPVRQPLDTGVRAVNALLTVGRGQRLGLFAGSGVGKSVLLGMMARHTQADVIVVGLIGERGREVKEFVEDILGEEDRHRAVVVAAPADASPLLRMQGAAYATAIAEHFRDQGQHVLLLMDSLTRYAQAQREIALAIGEPPATKGYPPSCFAKLPALVERSGNGLNGVGSITAFYTVLSEGDDQQDPIADAARAILDGHIVLSRALAEGGHYPAIDIEQSASRVMHNVVPREHFDLARQFRAVYSRYQKSSDLIQVGAYMAGSDPQLDEAIRLQPGMVAFLQQNMFEAAPMDSSLAAMDQVLHGA, from the coding sequence ATGCCGATTGAGCCCGCCGCCGCCTGGAAGGAGCTGGCCGCCCAGGCGCGTGCGCGCCTGGCCGAGCCGCTGCCGCTGGCCTCCCGCGGCACCCTGACCCGCCTGACCGGCCTGGTGCTGGAGGCTGGCGGCATCCGCGCGCCCGTGGGCTCGCAATGCCAGGTCCGCATGGGCGAAGGCAGCGAGCCGGTGCTGGCCGAGGTGGTCGGCTTTGCCGGCGACAAGGCCTACCTGATGCCCGCCGGCGACATCCACGGCCTGTCCAGCGGCGCCAGCGTGGCGCCGGCGCCGGCCTTCGTGCCGGCCCTGCGCTTGGGCGGCGCGCCCGAGGGCGACGGCGCCGCGGCCGCCGGCGTGCTGCGCCTGCCCATGGGCACCGGCCTGCTGGGCCGCGTGGTCGATTCGCAGGGCCAGCCGCTGGACCACGGCGGCCCGCTGCAGGACGTACGCGCCGAGGCCATGGATCGCAGCCCCATCAACGCCATGGAGCGCGACCCCGTGCGCCAGCCGCTCGACACCGGCGTGCGCGCCGTCAATGCGCTGCTCACCGTGGGGCGCGGCCAACGCCTGGGCCTGTTTGCCGGCTCCGGCGTGGGCAAGTCGGTGCTGCTGGGCATGATGGCCCGCCATACCCAGGCGGACGTGATCGTGGTCGGCCTGATCGGCGAGCGCGGGCGCGAGGTCAAGGAATTCGTGGAAGACATCCTGGGCGAGGAAGACCGCCATCGCGCCGTGGTGGTGGCCGCCCCGGCCGACGCCTCGCCGCTGCTGCGCATGCAGGGCGCGGCCTACGCCACGGCCATTGCCGAGCACTTTCGCGACCAAGGCCAGCACGTGCTGCTGCTCATGGATTCGCTCACGCGCTACGCGCAGGCCCAGCGCGAGATCGCCCTGGCCATCGGCGAGCCGCCCGCCACCAAGGGCTACCCGCCCAGCTGCTTTGCCAAGCTGCCGGCGCTGGTCGAGCGCAGCGGCAACGGCCTGAACGGCGTGGGCTCCATCACCGCCTTCTACACCGTGCTGAGCGAGGGCGACGACCAGCAGGATCCGATCGCCGACGCGGCCCGCGCCATCCTGGACGGGCACATCGTGCTGTCGCGCGCACTGGCCGAGGGCGGCCACTACCCGGCCATCGACATCGAGCAGTCGGCCTCGCGCGTCATGCACAACGTCGTGCCGCGCGAGCACTTCGACCTGGCGCGGCAGTTTCGCGCGGTGTACTCGCGCTACCAAAAGAGCAGCGACCTGATCCAGGTCGGCGCCTACATGGCCGGCTCCGACCCGCAGCTGGACGAGGCCATCCGCCTGCAGCCCGGCATGGTGGCCTTTTTGCAGCAAAACATGTTCGAGGCCGCGCCCATGGACAGCAGCCTCGCCGCCATGGACCAGGTGCTGCACGGCGCGTAA
- the fliJ gene encoding flagellar export protein FliJ: MSSLQAFTVAVELAERRRDAARQALRDVQGAREAAQAQLEQLSGYAQETQSRWGASEGRTLKPEVLAHHYHFMGRLDHAIGLQNGVVGNQDTRVAGARQALLQAELRLASLRKVLERRRAEQALAEQRREQKQTDERAGLRLRATYEQEC, translated from the coding sequence ATGTCCTCCCTGCAGGCCTTCACCGTCGCCGTCGAGCTGGCCGAGCGCCGGCGCGACGCCGCACGCCAGGCCCTGCGCGACGTGCAGGGCGCGCGCGAGGCGGCGCAGGCGCAGCTGGAGCAGCTGTCCGGCTATGCGCAGGAAACGCAAAGCCGCTGGGGCGCCAGCGAGGGCCGCACGCTCAAGCCCGAAGTCCTGGCGCACCACTACCACTTCATGGGCCGGCTGGACCACGCCATCGGCCTGCAAAACGGCGTGGTGGGCAACCAGGACACACGCGTTGCCGGCGCCCGCCAGGCGCTGCTGCAGGCCGAACTGCGCCTGGCCAGCCTGCGCAAGGTGCTGGAGCGCCGCCGCGCCGAGCAGGCGCTGGCCGAGCAGCGCCGTGAACAGAAACAGACCGATGAGCGCGCCGGCTTGCGCCTGCGCGCCACGTACGAGCAGGAGTGCTAA